The Shewanella algae DNA segment ATCCGAATTGAACTCACTACCTTGATCGGCAAGCTCAATGCCGTGACCAAACTCGCCATGGAAGAGGCGGCATCACTCTGTATTGCCCGTCAGAACCCGGAAGTGACCTTTATGCACCTGCTGACTTGTCTGCTGGACAATCCGCTGGGTGATGTGCGTCTGCTGCTCAAGGCCGCCGAAGTCGATGCCGAGCAGGTAAGGCAAATTGCCGGTGAAACCCTGCCAAGGGAAGAGAGCCTGGAAACCTATCCGGCATTTTCACCGCTGCTGGTCGAGCTGCTGCAGGATGCCTGGCTGCTTTCAAGCACCGAACTTGGCCAGACGGAACTGAGATCCGGCGCCATCTTCGCCGCCGCACTGATGCAGGCCGAGCGTTACCTGCCAAGGGATCTCGCCACTCTGCTTGGCAGCATTAATCGCGAAACCCTGAGACGGGAATTCAATACCCTGACCCAGGCTTCATCCGAATCGCAAACGGTCAAGGCCGAACGCGGCGCACCGGTACTGAATGAGGCCCAATCGTCGCTGGCCAAATACACCAGCAACTTTACCGAGTTGGCCCGCAAAGGCGAGCTGGATCCTGTATTGTGCCGGGATGATGAGATCAACCTGATGATCGACATCTTAAGTCGCCGCCGCAAGAACAACCCGATAGTGGTTGGTGATGCCGGTGTGGGCAAGAGTGCGGTGGTGGAAGGTTTGGCGCTGCGTATTTGTGACGGCCGGGTGCCGGATGCGCTCAAGGGGGTGCAGCTGTTGTCGCTGGATCTTGGTCTGTTGCAGGCCGGCGCCGCGGTTAAGGGCGAGTTTGAAAAGCGCCTGAAGTCGATTATTGAAGAGGTCAAACAGTCGGCCGACCCCATCATACTCTTTATCGATGAAGCCCATACCATGATAGGCGCCGGTAATCAGGAAGGCGGCGGTGATGCGGCCAACCTGCTTAAACCGGCTCTGGCCCGCGGTGAGCTGCGCACCATAGGCGCCACCACCTGGAAAGAGTACAAGAAGTATTTCGAGAAAGACCCGGCGCTGAGTCGCCGTTTCCAACTGGTGAAACTCGATGAGCCCAGTGTCGAACAGGCGGTGAATATTCTCCGTGGCCTGCACGGGGTCTATGAGTCTTCCCACAATGTATTGATCCAGGACTGCGCCCTGCGCTCGGCGGCTTATCTGTCGGCGCGCTATATCTCCGGCCGTCAGTTGCCCGACAAGGCCATCGATGTGCTGGATACCGCCTGTGCCCGAATCGCCATTAATCTCAGCAGTACCCCCAAGCGTTTGGCGGCATTGGATAACTTGCGCCATCAGCGCCATATGGAAACCGAACTGCTGGAGCGCCAGAAAAAACTCGGTCATCCGGTTGATGAAGAGCGCCTGAATCATCTGCACCAAGCCCAGGAAGAAGCCGACAGTGAGTATGCCGAGCTGGAATCCCTGTGGCAGCAGCAACAGGCGGGAGTCACTCAAGTAGTGGCCCTGAGACGCGCCATTCTTGATTGTGACGATGAAGCAGAGCTCGAAGGGCTGCGGCTGGAGCTGCAACAGGCCGAAGAATCACTCGAAGCCATCAGTGGCGATCAACGCCTCATATACCCTCAGGTGGATGAGGCCCAGATAGCGGCAGTCATCTCCGACTGGACCGGCGTGCCGGTATCGCAAATGAGTGGCGATGAGCTGCACAAGATAACCCATCTGCCTGAGCTCTTGGGGCATAGCCTCAAAGGGCAGGATGTGGCCATTGCACGCCTGCACAAGAATATGCTCACCGCCAGGGCAGACCTGCGCCGCGCCGGACGTCCCAAGGGCGCCTTCCTGCTGGTGGGCCCAAGTGGCGTCGGCAAGACAGAAACCGTGGTACAGATTGCCGAGCAGCTCTACGGCGGCAAGCAATTCCTGACCACTATCAATATGTCCGAATATCAGGAGAAGCACACTGTCTCCAGGCTGATAGGCTCGCCTCCCGGGTATGTCGGTTTCGGTGAGGGCGGTATTCTGACCGAGTCCATCCGCAAGATGCCTTACTCCATAGTGCTGCTCGATGAGGTGGAAAAGGCGCATCCGGATGTGCTGAACCTCTTTTATCAGGCGTTCGATAAGGGCGAATTGGCCGATGGCGAAGGCCGGTTGATTGACTGCCAGAATGTGCTGTTTTTCCTGACCTCCAACCTGGGCTATCAGACGATAGTGGACTACAGCGCCCAGCCAGAGCTGCTGGACGACAAGC contains these protein-coding regions:
- the tssH gene encoding type VI secretion system ATPase TssH, with translation MIRIELTTLIGKLNAVTKLAMEEAASLCIARQNPEVTFMHLLTCLLDNPLGDVRLLLKAAEVDAEQVRQIAGETLPREESLETYPAFSPLLVELLQDAWLLSSTELGQTELRSGAIFAAALMQAERYLPRDLATLLGSINRETLRREFNTLTQASSESQTVKAERGAPVLNEAQSSLAKYTSNFTELARKGELDPVLCRDDEINLMIDILSRRRKNNPIVVGDAGVGKSAVVEGLALRICDGRVPDALKGVQLLSLDLGLLQAGAAVKGEFEKRLKSIIEEVKQSADPIILFIDEAHTMIGAGNQEGGGDAANLLKPALARGELRTIGATTWKEYKKYFEKDPALSRRFQLVKLDEPSVEQAVNILRGLHGVYESSHNVLIQDCALRSAAYLSARYISGRQLPDKAIDVLDTACARIAINLSSTPKRLAALDNLRHQRHMETELLERQKKLGHPVDEERLNHLHQAQEEADSEYAELESLWQQQQAGVTQVVALRRAILDCDDEAELEGLRLELQQAEESLEAISGDQRLIYPQVDEAQIAAVISDWTGVPVSQMSGDELHKITHLPELLGHSLKGQDVAIARLHKNMLTARADLRRAGRPKGAFLLVGPSGVGKTETVVQIAEQLYGGKQFLTTINMSEYQEKHTVSRLIGSPPGYVGFGEGGILTESIRKMPYSIVLLDEVEKAHPDVLNLFYQAFDKGELADGEGRLIDCQNVLFFLTSNLGYQTIVDYSAQPELLDDKLYPELAAFFKPALLARMEIVPYLPLGEEVLKEIIHYKLASLEQRLLERYKAKVHCDETLVDEIMRRATRSENGARMLEAIIDGQVLPPLSLSLLNKLAAKEEVSEIHLGCRDGEFFGEAR